The following are encoded together in the Bubalus kerabau isolate K-KA32 ecotype Philippines breed swamp buffalo chromosome 3, PCC_UOA_SB_1v2, whole genome shotgun sequence genome:
- the LOC129645792 gene encoding boLa class II histocompatibility antigen, DQB*0101 beta chain, with the protein MSGMVALRIPRGLWTAAVMVTVAVLSTPGAEGRDSPKDFVIQFKGLCYFTDGTERVRLVARHIYNQEEFMRFDSDVGEYRAVTPLGRRQTEYFNSQKDELERVRAEADTVCRNNYQAELITSLQRRVEPTVTISPSRTEALNHHNLLVCSVTDFYPGQIKVRWFRNDREETAGVVSTPLIRNGDWTFQILVMLEMTPQRGDVYTCRVDHPSLQSPISVEWRAQSESAQSKMLSGVGGFVLGLIFLGLGLIVHHRSQKGLMR; encoded by the exons ATGTCTGGGATGGTGGCTCTGCGGATCCCCAGAGGCCTCTGGACAGCAGCTGTGATGGTGACCGTGGCGGTGCTGAGCACCCCAGGGGCTGAGGGCAGAGACTCGCCAA AGGATTTTGTGATCCAGTTTAAGGGCCTGTGTTACTTCACCGACGGGACGGAGCGGGTGCGGCTCGTGGCCAGACACATCTACAACCAGGAAGAGTTCATGCGCTTCGACAGTGACGTGGGCGAGTACCGGGCGGTGACCCCGCTGGGGCGGCGGCAAACCGAGTACTTCAACAGCCAGAAGGACGAACTGGAGCGGGTGCGGGCCGAGGCGGACACGGTGTGCAGAAACAACTACCAGGCGGAGCTCATCACATCCTTGCAGCGGCGAG TGGAACCTACAGTGACCATCTCCCCATCCAGGACTGAGGCTCTAAACCATCACAACCTGCTGGTCTGCTCGGTGACAGATTTCTATCCTGGCCAGATCAAGGTTCGGTGGTTCCGGAATGACCGGGAGGAGACAGCCGGCGTTGTGTCCACCCCTCTTATTAGGAATGGGGACTGGACCTTCCAGATCCTCGTGATGCTGGAAATGACCCCCCAGCGAGGAGATGTCTACACCTGCCGCGTGGACCACCCCAGCCTCCAGAGTCCCATCTCGGTGGAGTGGC GGGCGCAGTCTGAATCTGCCCAGAGCAAGATGCTGAGTGGTGTTGGGGGCTTCGTGCTGGGGCTGATCTTCCTTGGGCTGGGCCTCATTGTCCATCACAGGAGCCAGAAGG GGCTAATGCGCTGA